The window CCGCTTAATGCCGTTCCATACGCTCCTTTTAGCGAAGCGACATGCTCTACCTTCGACAGCTCTGGGACGAGCATTGTGCGGTAAGGCTGATGAAATAAATCCTTATTCATCATTTCTCCAACAAGCGGCCAGTTCTGCGTCATTAATGCCGCTACAAGCACGTTGCTCACAGCACTCGCACTGACAGCATGTTTATAGGAAAGATCCTCTGGCAGGACATCACGGGCATCCTTTGTCAGCACTTCATAAAAAGGAATCACGACGACAACATCTATATCCACATGCTGCACTTTGACGGCATGTGTCTTGTCTTCTTCATGAAGACCAATCAGTAAACCGCCGAATAAAGAAGCACCCGCATTATCTGGATGACCTTCTACCTCACTTGCAAAAAAGAGCTTTTGATCATCTGTCATATTTAATTCGAGAAGCTGATTGGCCAGCTCAATGGCTGCCACAATTGCAGCAGCACTGCTTCCCAGCCCCCGTGCCAATGGAATATCACTCCACACTTTGACATAAACAGGCGGGAGTGTTTTTCCAAAGTGATCTGCGACCTTTTTGGCTGTTTGATAAATTAGGTTGTCGGTGCCTGATGGAATCCCGGACACGACATCTGTTTCTGCTTCAAACAGCCAGCTATCATGGTCATAGACCGATAGCTTTAAATAGCGGCTGAGCGCCATTCCAACTGAATCAAAGCCTGGTCCTAAATTGGCAGTGCTTCCCGGTACTGTGATTGTAAAAAGCATGGAGGCTTTACTCATACGCGCGCGGCCTTTTCTAAGTGTTCAAGAATTTGATCTTCATCTGCATCGAGTGTGACCGGCTTGATTTGTGAAATATCAATTGCCGTATTCGGATCTTTCAATCCGTTGCCTGTTAATACCGCAACAACTTTACTGCCTGGCTTGATTTCTCCGGATTTCACCTGCTTTAGCACACCTGCGATAGACGCACAAGAGCCCGGTTCTGCAAACACGCCTTCTTCACGTGCAATCAATTGATATGCATGAAGAATTTCCTCGTCAGTCACTTCATCAATCTTTCCGTTTGATTCATCTGCGGCTGCCACAGCTTGCTTCCAGCTCGCTGGATTTCCGATACGGATGGCAGTTGCCACTGTTTCTGGCTGTTCAATCACTTCATTTCGTACGATTGCTGCTGCACCTTCTGCTTCAAAGCCGCGCATGACTGGCAGTCCAGTTCCTTTTTTCTCATGGTATTCCTTGAAGCCTTTCCAGTAGGCGGTGATGTTCCCTGCATTTCCAACAGGAATCGCCAGTACGTCCGGGGCCGAGCCTAGCTGCTCACAGATTTCAAATGCCGCAGTTTTTTGTCCTTCAATTCGGTACGGATTGACAGAGTTAACGAGAGCAATCGGCGCTTTTTCACAGATGCTGCGGACGATTTTCAGCGCATCATCAAAGTTGCCGTCAATCGCAATGATCTCTGCTCCGTACATCACAGCCTGTGCAAGCTTCCCGAAGGCAATTTTCCCGTCTGGAATGATGACGATACATTTCATATCAGCACGGGCTGCATAAGCCGCTGCCGCCGCAGAGGTATTCCCTGTCGAAGCACACATGATCGTATCATTGCCTTCTTCTTTTGCCTTTGCAACAGCCATGACCATTCCACGATCCTTGAAAGAGCCTGTTGGATTGACGCCTTCTGTTTTCACATGAAGCTCAATCCCCAGCTTTTCCGAAAGTTTGGCAAGGTGGATCAGCGGTGTATTCCCTTCATTTAATGTTAGTTTTGGTGTTGATTCGTTTACTGGTAAGAATTCTTGGAATTCCTCAATAAGTCCATTCCACTTCATCAGCTTAAACCGTTCCCTTCTACTCGGTACGTGCTCTTCACTTGAACCACCACGTCGAGATCGTTTAATTTTTGCAGGATATTTGAGAAATCTTCTTCTGAGGTCCGGTGTGTAATAATCACAATTTCAGCCAGCTCATCATGCCCTTTCACAGGAAGCTGAAGGATCTTTTCAAAGCTGATGCCTCTTTCAGAAAAAATAGATGTAATGCGGGAGAATGCCCCGACTTGATCTCTGACATGAATTCTTAAGAATTGCTGAGCAAATACTTCCGATGGCGATTTGATCTTTTTCTCAAACTGCGGTGCGATAAATCCGCTTCCGTTCACGCCAAGGCGCATGTTTTTCATCACTGCGACTAAGTCTGATACAACAGCTGTTGCCGTTGGGAGACTTCCTGCTCCAGGGCCGTAAAACATCGTTTCTCCTACAGCACTTCCATAGACATACACCGCATTGAATTCATTGTTGACCGATGATAGCGGATGGTGATCAGGGAGTAAGGTTGGCTGGACACTGACTTCCACTTTCTCTCCGTCCCGCTGGGCAATTCCGATCAGCTTCATTGTGTAGCCAAATCGTTTACTGAAATTAATGTCTTCATCAGAAACGTCAGAGATGCCTCTGACCTTCACATCCTCTAATTCCACATTCATGGAAAAACCGAGTCTTGCAAGAATCGCCATTTTCCTTGCTGCATCAAGTCCTTCTACATCAGCTGTCGGGTCTGCTTCTGCAAAGCCAAGATCCTGCGCTTCTTTTAAGACATCTTCATATGCGCTTTTATCGACGTTCATTTTCGTTAAAATAAAATTCGTTGTACCGTTCACAATCCCCATCATCTTCGTAATTCGGTCAGAGGCCAATCCTTCCTCCAGCGTACGCAGAATCGGAATTCCTCCGGCGACACTTGCTTCATAATAAAGATCACAGCCATTTTCTTTCGCAACATGTAAAAGCTCTGTTCCGTAAAGCGCCATTAAATCTTTATTGGCTGTAATGACATGCTTCTTCTCATTTAACGCATCTATTAAATATTGTTTTGTCTCTTCAATGCCGCCCATCACTTCAATAATGACGTCGACCTCTGGATCTCTAATCACATCGTATACTTCAGTTGTGAAGACCTCTCTTGCCACATCCACATCTCTCTTTTTATCGGGATTGCTCACAAGCACTTTTTGTATTAATACCGGACAGCCGATCTGGTGCATTAATTTATCCTGGTGATCTTGGATAATCTTGACGACACCGCTCCCCACTGTTCCTAATCCTAATAGTCCAACTCGAATTGCCTTCACCTGAAATTCCACCTTTCTCCGTCAATGTCCTCTCTAAAAAGACATTTGTTAACCTAACACAGACATTCAATGTACACACATTATAAAGGGGTATCCTCATTTTGACAAGGTAATAAAATAAGAGATTGTCAGAATGAAACCGCTTAACAGCTATTTATATCAAGATTCTATATTTTCAAAATATTTTTGTCAGAAAAGCTCCCGAAACTCAGGGAGCCTTATATGATGAACGAACCGGCGTTTTGGCTTGCTGACCTTGTAAGATAAGCGCAATATTTTCAGCACACAAACGCATCATCGTTTTTCTCGTTTCGACACTTGCACTTCCAATATGAGGGAGAACCGTGACGTTAGATAATGTTGTTAACGGATGAGACGGGCTGACAGGCTCCTGTCTAAATACATCCAGACCGGCTCCGGCAATTTTTCCTGTCGTGACCGCCTCATATAAAGCATCCTCATCCACAGTCTGTCCTCTTGATACATTAATAAAATAGGCTGAGTTCTTCATCAGATCAAATGCTTTTTCATTAAACATGTCTTTTGTTTCCGGGGTTAAAGGGGTCAGACAGACGATGAAATCAGACTGCGTAAGCAGTTCCTCAAATGGCGCATAAGTCACGCCGAGCTGCGCTTCTGCCTCTGGCTTTCTTGACCGGTTATGGTACAGCACCTTCATGTCAAAGCCTGCTGCCCGCTTGGCAAGCGCTGTTCCGATGCTGCCCATGCCAACAATTCCAAGGGTTTTGTGATGAATATCAGCGCCGGCAAGAAGAAGAGGCCCCCAGCCTGTCCAATTTCCTTCCTTAATCCAATCACTCGCCTCGACAATCCGTCTAGCTGACGCCATCAGAAGGGCAAAGGCTAAATCAGCCGTGGATTCTGTTAATACATCCGGTGTATGACAAATAGTGATATTGCGCTTTTCAGCGGCCTCAAGATCAATATTGTCATAGCCAACAGCAAGGTTTGCGATCACCTTAACATTTGGAGTTTTTGATAAAAGGGCTTCATCTACTTGATCTGACAGCATGGTGAGAAGCGCATCCGCTTGAGCTGCTTGTTTTTCTAATTCTTCTCTTGGACATGGCTCATCCTCGCTCGGCCACATCTCAATATGAGCGACTTCTTTTAATGGTGTAAGTGATGCTTCATCCAGCTTTCTTGTGATATAGACATAAGGTTTCGGCAAGAAGAACACTCCTTTGATTGATTTCTTTAAGCATAACGAAAAACGCCTCAAGAGAAAAGAGACGTTTCATCTGTTCACTGAAAC is drawn from Bacillus pumilus and contains these coding sequences:
- the thrB gene encoding homoserine kinase is translated as MSKASMLFTITVPGSTANLGPGFDSVGMALSRYLKLSVYDHDSWLFEAETDVVSGIPSGTDNLIYQTAKKVADHFGKTLPPVYVKVWSDIPLARGLGSSAAAIVAAIELANQLLELNMTDDQKLFFASEVEGHPDNAGASLFGGLLIGLHEEDKTHAVKVQHVDIDVVVVIPFYEVLTKDARDVLPEDLSYKHAVSASAVSNVLVAALMTQNWPLVGEMMNKDLFHQPYRTMLVPELSKVEHVASLKGAYGTALSGAGPTILTLVEKGKGEALKKQLAQNFPHCEVDLLTVPVEGVVVEHDPVNQVKNVL
- the thrC gene encoding threonine synthase, with product MKWNGLIEEFQEFLPVNESTPKLTLNEGNTPLIHLAKLSEKLGIELHVKTEGVNPTGSFKDRGMVMAVAKAKEEGNDTIMCASTGNTSAAAAAYAARADMKCIVIIPDGKIAFGKLAQAVMYGAEIIAIDGNFDDALKIVRSICEKAPIALVNSVNPYRIEGQKTAAFEICEQLGSAPDVLAIPVGNAGNITAYWKGFKEYHEKKGTGLPVMRGFEAEGAAAIVRNEVIEQPETVATAIRIGNPASWKQAVAAADESNGKIDEVTDEEILHAYQLIAREEGVFAEPGSCASIAGVLKQVKSGEIKPGSKVVAVLTGNGLKDPNTAIDISQIKPVTLDADEDQILEHLEKAARV
- a CDS encoding homoserine dehydrogenase, translating into MKAIRVGLLGLGTVGSGVVKIIQDHQDKLMHQIGCPVLIQKVLVSNPDKKRDVDVAREVFTTEVYDVIRDPEVDVIIEVMGGIEETKQYLIDALNEKKHVITANKDLMALYGTELLHVAKENGCDLYYEASVAGGIPILRTLEEGLASDRITKMMGIVNGTTNFILTKMNVDKSAYEDVLKEAQDLGFAEADPTADVEGLDAARKMAILARLGFSMNVELEDVKVRGISDVSDEDINFSKRFGYTMKLIGIAQRDGEKVEVSVQPTLLPDHHPLSSVNNEFNAVYVYGSAVGETMFYGPGAGSLPTATAVVSDLVAVMKNMRLGVNGSGFIAPQFEKKIKSPSEVFAQQFLRIHVRDQVGAFSRITSIFSERGISFEKILQLPVKGHDELAEIVIITHRTSEEDFSNILQKLNDLDVVVQVKSTYRVEGNGLS
- a CDS encoding 2-hydroxyacid dehydrogenase encodes the protein MPKPYVYITRKLDEASLTPLKEVAHIEMWPSEDEPCPREELEKQAAQADALLTMLSDQVDEALLSKTPNVKVIANLAVGYDNIDLEAAEKRNITICHTPDVLTESTADLAFALLMASARRIVEASDWIKEGNWTGWGPLLLAGADIHHKTLGIVGMGSIGTALAKRAAGFDMKVLYHNRSRKPEAEAQLGVTYAPFEELLTQSDFIVCLTPLTPETKDMFNEKAFDLMKNSAYFINVSRGQTVDEDALYEAVTTGKIAGAGLDVFRQEPVSPSHPLTTLSNVTVLPHIGSASVETRKTMMRLCAENIALILQGQQAKTPVRSSYKAP